From Salipiger profundus, a single genomic window includes:
- a CDS encoding NlpC/P60 family protein codes for MSLSDFVGIPHADLGRDRAGCDCYGLLRLVYAEDLGIALPSFTGTYATCAEHAQIAALLAGEAAAGPWQPVETVRPYDALLFRVGRHDCHVAVAVDRARMLHVHARSRAVIVPRADPTWRDRFSGAFRHEALL; via the coding sequence GTGAGCCTCTCGGACTTCGTGGGCATCCCCCACGCCGACCTCGGGCGCGACCGGGCGGGCTGCGATTGCTACGGGCTCCTGCGGCTCGTCTACGCCGAGGACCTCGGGATCGCCCTGCCGAGCTTCACCGGCACCTATGCTACCTGCGCCGAGCACGCGCAGATCGCGGCGCTGCTGGCCGGCGAGGCGGCGGCGGGCCCGTGGCAGCCGGTCGAGACGGTCCGACCCTACGACGCGCTGCTCTTCCGGGTGGGGCGCCATGACTGCCACGTCGCCGTGGCGGTCGACCGGGCGCGGATGCTGCACGTCCACGCCCGGTCCCGCGCGGTGATCGTGCCGCGCGCCGATCCCACCTGGCGCGACCGCTTCTCGGGCGCCTTCCGACACGAGGCCCTGCTGTGA
- a CDS encoding host specificity protein J: protein MTNVLMMRGVSPEARKPFAVAGTVTIAEIVATTLPGASEGVLARTRVAISYRDQYQVIPRAWWGRVRPHEGTTVIIRVVEGDPVSIGAWVSSAIGGAYYAATGVSLGAFALDAILVTTAIASVAITSALINSLMPQPQVPKDQKTESRYKITGWRNQVTPDEPVPYPTGQIRVAPVYAAQPFTEVVGDFQYIRALFLFGYGRLDISDIRIGETPISEFAGVDIQIREGVAGDAPVTITPDQVLEESVQVELLNPQPPIDEAGNEIDGDRVEQPHVYTTASHATQASVILHWPNGAHYNKSSGDLGWTDMDVRIRQRAAGTETWSEVTTETYVAKQREAFFRQITWTLPSRGTWEIEVTNLTPRDNGTKRNNRVFLAAVQSIRPEYPVNFDKPVALASVRIKATYELNGTLDKLNALVRRYVPVWDGEAWGEGLSRNAASAYVHALQGNHHPFPVDDAGIDWDQMADWWDYCDAKGLTYDADHRSQTSLREMLAKIAMAGRASPRHDGARWGVVIDRPQDEVADHISPRNSWDFEGSRDYIDPPDAVRVKFLDETDGYADAEIIVPWPDHAGPVNLIEEWEVPGKTHPDAVAREVHRRMLEIIHRRDRFTVMQEGPLRSATRGDKVLLSHDVLSSVQVAGRVLSVDGPYVFLDEMLRFEEGAQHAIRYLAYDAEDPVGDSALVTVFPVPGQPRGLRVAGGAPPPVGAVVLFGPAGTETVPCRVLEIEAAEDFAVRLTLTNDAEEIDALTDAYVPAEWDPIIGTAITVDLTPSAPRFAGIATIAEESLFGSPARTLRVGVASDPGDLVPIGSIEVDHRLYGAGAWTTETITGSAGSVDITGYQLDDSVELRLVAYTRSGTAGAYSATLDYLVGADSVDLAGTPDTGSISAVADLGRAVLEIAVADAYTDELRIFRTAFGDTLDTETDEIGTIAVGRNASVTYVDGDATRTNLLAGGSFNDAGPWTAGGGWAIANGAATHTAGAASTLSQAVALTAGKTYRGALTVSGRTAGSVTVQLTGGTTVATSAIDENGLALFSLDAVTGNDTVEIVATSDFDGSIEEAQIYEESAACAPQGTHAYRFAAVNSDDVASAISSAITATII, encoded by the coding sequence GTGACCAACGTCCTGATGATGCGCGGCGTCTCGCCCGAGGCGCGCAAGCCCTTCGCCGTGGCCGGCACCGTCACCATCGCCGAGATCGTCGCCACGACGCTGCCGGGGGCAAGCGAGGGGGTGCTGGCGCGCACCCGGGTGGCGATCAGCTACCGCGACCAATACCAGGTCATCCCGCGCGCGTGGTGGGGCAGGGTGCGCCCGCACGAGGGCACCACCGTCATCATCCGCGTGGTCGAGGGCGACCCGGTGAGCATCGGGGCGTGGGTGTCGAGCGCCATCGGCGGGGCCTACTACGCCGCCACCGGTGTGAGCCTCGGCGCCTTCGCGCTCGACGCCATCCTCGTCACCACCGCCATCGCCAGCGTCGCCATCACCTCGGCGCTGATCAACAGCCTGATGCCGCAGCCGCAGGTGCCGAAGGACCAAAAGACCGAGAGCCGCTACAAGATCACCGGATGGCGGAACCAGGTGACGCCGGACGAGCCGGTGCCCTATCCCACGGGGCAGATCCGGGTGGCGCCGGTCTATGCCGCGCAGCCCTTCACCGAGGTTGTGGGCGACTTCCAGTATATACGGGCGCTGTTCCTCTTCGGCTACGGGCGGCTCGACATCTCCGACATCCGCATCGGCGAGACCCCGATCTCGGAGTTCGCCGGCGTCGACATCCAGATCCGCGAGGGCGTCGCGGGCGATGCCCCGGTGACGATCACGCCCGACCAGGTGCTCGAGGAATCGGTGCAGGTGGAGCTTCTGAACCCGCAGCCGCCCATCGACGAGGCCGGGAACGAGATCGACGGCGACCGCGTGGAACAGCCGCATGTCTACACCACGGCCTCGCATGCGACGCAGGCCAGCGTGATCCTGCACTGGCCCAACGGGGCGCATTACAACAAGTCGAGCGGCGATCTCGGCTGGACCGACATGGACGTGCGCATCCGCCAGCGCGCCGCCGGCACCGAGACCTGGTCGGAGGTCACGACCGAGACTTATGTCGCCAAGCAGCGCGAAGCCTTCTTCCGCCAGATCACCTGGACGCTGCCGAGCCGGGGCACCTGGGAGATCGAGGTCACCAACCTCACGCCGCGCGACAACGGCACGAAGCGGAACAACCGGGTCTTCCTCGCCGCCGTCCAGTCGATCCGGCCGGAGTATCCGGTCAACTTCGACAAGCCGGTGGCGCTGGCCTCGGTGCGCATCAAGGCGACCTACGAGCTCAACGGCACGCTCGACAAGCTGAACGCGCTGGTGCGCCGCTACGTGCCGGTCTGGGACGGCGAGGCGTGGGGCGAGGGGCTGTCGCGCAACGCGGCCTCGGCCTATGTCCATGCGCTGCAGGGCAACCACCACCCGTTCCCGGTGGACGACGCCGGCATCGACTGGGACCAGATGGCCGACTGGTGGGACTACTGCGACGCCAAGGGGCTGACCTACGACGCCGACCACCGCAGCCAGACGAGCTTGCGCGAGATGCTGGCGAAGATCGCCATGGCGGGCCGCGCCTCGCCGCGCCACGACGGCGCGCGCTGGGGTGTGGTCATCGACCGCCCGCAGGACGAGGTGGCCGACCACATCAGTCCGCGCAACTCCTGGGACTTCGAAGGGTCGCGCGACTACATCGACCCGCCCGACGCGGTGCGCGTCAAGTTCCTCGACGAGACCGACGGTTACGCCGACGCCGAGATCATCGTGCCGTGGCCGGATCACGCGGGCCCGGTGAACCTGATCGAAGAGTGGGAGGTGCCCGGCAAGACGCATCCCGACGCGGTGGCGCGCGAGGTCCACCGGCGGATGCTCGAGATCATTCACCGCCGCGACCGCTTCACCGTGATGCAGGAGGGCCCGCTGCGCTCGGCCACGCGCGGCGACAAGGTGCTGCTCAGCCACGACGTGCTGTCCTCGGTGCAGGTGGCGGGCCGGGTGCTGTCTGTCGACGGGCCTTACGTGTTCCTCGACGAGATGCTGCGCTTCGAGGAGGGCGCGCAGCACGCGATCCGCTACCTCGCCTATGACGCCGAGGACCCCGTGGGCGACAGCGCGCTCGTGACCGTCTTCCCGGTGCCGGGGCAGCCGCGCGGCCTGCGTGTCGCGGGCGGGGCCCCGCCGCCGGTGGGGGCGGTCGTGCTGTTCGGACCCGCCGGCACCGAGACCGTCCCCTGCCGGGTGCTCGAGATCGAGGCGGCGGAGGACTTCGCGGTGCGGCTCACGCTCACCAACGACGCGGAGGAGATCGACGCGCTGACCGATGCCTACGTGCCCGCCGAATGGGACCCGATCATCGGCACCGCGATTACCGTGGACCTCACGCCCTCGGCGCCGCGGTTCGCCGGCATCGCGACCATCGCCGAGGAGAGCCTGTTCGGCAGCCCGGCGCGGACCCTGCGGGTGGGCGTCGCCAGCGACCCGGGCGACCTGGTGCCGATCGGCAGCATCGAGGTCGACCACCGGCTCTACGGGGCCGGGGCGTGGACCACCGAGACCATCACGGGCAGCGCGGGCTCGGTCGACATCACCGGCTACCAGCTCGACGACTCGGTCGAGCTGCGGCTGGTGGCCTACACCCGGTCGGGCACCGCTGGGGCCTATTCCGCCACGCTCGACTACCTCGTCGGGGCGGACTCGGTGGATCTCGCCGGGACGCCCGACACCGGCTCGATCTCGGCGGTGGCCGACCTCGGCCGGGCGGTGCTCGAGATCGCCGTCGCGGATGCCTACACGGACGAGCTGCGGATATTCCGCACGGCCTTCGGCGACACGCTCGACACCGAGACGGACGAGATCGGCACCATCGCGGTCGGGCGCAACGCCTCGGTCACCTACGTGGACGGCGACGCCACCCGGACCAACCTGCTTGCCGGCGGCAGCTTCAACGACGCAGGCCCGTGGACGGCGGGCGGTGGCTGGGCCATCGCCAACGGCGCGGCCACCCACACCGCCGGGGCGGCCAGCACGCTCTCGCAGGCCGTCGCGCTCACCGCCGGCAAGACGTATCGCGGCGCGCTCACCGTCTCGGGCCGCACGGCGGGCAGCGTCACGGTGCAGCTGACCGGCGGCACCACTGTCGCCACCTCCGCCATCGACGAGAACGGGCTGGCCCTGTTCTCGCTCGATGC